Proteins found in one Triticum aestivum cultivar Chinese Spring chromosome 4D, IWGSC CS RefSeq v2.1, whole genome shotgun sequence genomic segment:
- the LOC123099759 gene encoding cyanidin 3-O-rutinoside 5-O-glucosyltransferase-like, giving the protein MAQPAAVRGEHGTHFLVAAYGIQGHLNPARALARRLAAIDGATATLSVPLFGHRRMFPSSSPDDQEVSDGVISYAPFSDGQDDGSWPTGSGDETARRRRASCDSLSALVRRLAAAGRPVTCVVCTLNMPTVVQVARAHGLPLAVYWIQPATALVAYYHYFHGHGEGGIAAHAADPAYEATLPGLRRPMRMGRDMPSFLADDATGTGDDLSQMIVRGFREMFEQMDDEEVIMKPCMVLVNTFEALEETALEAIRPYLGDVFAIGAPVVPLAGAGEDQTIHLFAQDEEKRYMAWLDAQPTKSVVYVSWGSLLTYSERQAEEILHGIRRLNRPYLWVVRREGRSPEVDRLLLETAAAVPEGMVVEWCDQVRVLSHPSVACFVTHCGWNSTLEAVACGVPAVAAPSWSDQPVNAHLLAEEWGVAVRAEREADGVLTGAELARCVELAVGSGDMAAAIAASSRAWKERAREAVAAGGPSERSLRSFVKRVQELESLRSN; this is encoded by the coding sequence ATGGCCCAGCCGGCGGCGGTACGCGGGGAGCACGGCACCCACTTCCTCGTGGCGGCGTACGGCATCCAGGGCCACCTCAACCCGGCGCGCGCCCTGGCCCGCCGTCTCGCCGCCATCGACGGCGCCACGGCCACCCTCTCGGTGCCCCTCTTCGGCCACCGCCGCATGTTCCCTTCCTCCTCTCCCGACGACCAGGAGGTCAGCGACGGCGTCATCTCCTACGCCCCCTTCTCCGACGGCCAAGACGACGGCAGCTGGCCCACGGGCTCGGGCGACGAAACGGCGCGCCGCCGCAGAGCGTCCTGCGACAGCCTCTCCGCCCTggtgcgccgcctcgccgccgccggccgcccggtCACGTGCGTCGTCTGCACGCTCAACATGCCGACGGTCGTCCAGGTCGCGCGCGCGCACGGCCTGCCGCTCGCCGTATACTGGATCCAGCCGGCCACGGCGCTCGTCGCCTACTACCACTACTTCCACGGGCATGGCGAGGgcggcatcgccgcccacgccgctgACCCGGCGTACGAGGCCACCCTGCCGGGCCTCCGCCGGCCTATGAGAATGGGCCGCGACATGCCGTCTTTTTTGGCCGACGACGCCACGGGCACCGGGGACGACCTTTCCCAGATGATCGTTCGAGGTTTCCGCGAGATGTTTGAGCAGATGGACGACGAGGAGGTCATCATGAAGCCGTGCATGGTGCTGGTGAACACGTTCGAAGCCCTGGAAGAGACGGCGCTGGAGGCGATCCGGCCGTACCTGGGCGACGTCTTCGCCATCGGCGCCCCCGTTGTTCCTCttgccggagccggggaagatcagaCCATTCATCTGTTCGCGCAGGACGAGGAGAAGAGGTACATGGCGTGGCTGGACGCGCAGCCAACCAAGTCGGTGGTGTACGTGTCGTGGGGGAGCCTGCTGACGTACAGCGAGCGGCAGGCGGAGGAGATCCTGCACGGCATACGGCGCCTCAATCGGCCGTATCTGTGGGTGGTGCGGCGGGAGGGACGCTCGCCGGAGGTGGACCGCCTCCTCCTGGAAACGGCGGCGGCCGTGCCAGAAGGAATGGTGGTGGAGTGGTGCGATCAAGTGCGAGTGCTGTCGCACCCGTCGGTGGCGTGCTTCGTGacgcactgcgggtggaactcgACCCTGGAGGCGGTGGCGTGCGGCGTGCCGGCCGTGGCGGCGCCGAGCTGGTCGGACCAGCCGGTGAATGCGCACCTGCTGGCGGAGGAATGGGGCGTGGCCGTCCGGGCGGAGCGCGAGGCCGACGGGGTGCTGACCGGCGCGGAGCTGGCGAGGTGCGTCGAGCTGGCTGTCGGCAGCGGCGACATGGCCGCTGCGATAGCCGCGAGCTCGAGGGCTTGGAAGGAGAGGGCAAGGGAGGCGGTGGCCGCCGG
- the LOC123096608 gene encoding ubiquitin-like protein 5 has translation MIEVVLNDRLGKKVRVKCNEDDTIGDLKKLVAAQTGTRAEKIRIQKWYTIYKDHITLGDYEIHDGMGLELYYN, from the coding sequence ATGATCGAGGTGGTGCTCAACGACCGCCTGGGGAAGAAGGTGCGCGTCAAGTGCAACGAGGACGACACCATCGGCGACCTCAAGAAGCTCGTGGCGGCGCAGACCGGGACCAGGGCCGAGAAGATCCGCATCCAGAAGTGGTACACCATCTACAAGGACCACATCACCCTCGGCGACTACGAGATCCACGACGGCATGGGCCTCGAGCTCTACTACAACTAG
- the LOC123096607 gene encoding structure-specific endonuclease subunit slx1 isoform X1 has protein sequence MSLSATFRVAKIPRTTLPPKSCKATPSSVSASPAPASGDPPPKAAKKKKEAAPWCVYLIASSLAPRTYVGVTTDFPRRLRQHNGELKGGAKASSAGRPWNLACLVEGFTNRSEACEFESKWKNISKKMTRKRSEPGLNSVLQHREVALSRVKTILDCNHLNIKWHSS, from the exons ATGAGCCTCTCCGCCACCTTCCGGGTCGCCAAAATTCCCCGCACCACCCTCCCTCCGAAGTCTTGCAAGGCCACCCCCTCCTCGGTATCGGCCTCCCCCGCCCCCGCGTCCGGAGATCCACCGCCCAAGGCCGCCAAGAAGAAAAAGGAGGCGGCGCCGTGGTGCGTCTACCTCATCGCCTCCTCCCTGGCTCCCCGCACATACGTCGGCGTCACGACCGACTTCCCTCGCCG CTTGAGACAACATAATGGCGAGTTAAAAGGTGGTGCCAAAGCCTCTTCTGCTGGGAGGCCATGGAATCTCGCATGCCTTGTCGAAGGCTTCACCAACAGAAGTGAAG CATGCGAGTTTGAGTCGAAATGGAAGAACATCTCGAAGAAGATGACACGGAAGAGGAGTGAGCCTGGCTTGAACTCAGTGTTGCAGCACCGGGAAGTGGCACTGAGCAGAGTAAAAACCATTCTGGATTGCAACCACCTCAACATCAAATGGCACTCAAGCTGA
- the LOC123096607 gene encoding structure-specific endonuclease subunit slx1 isoform X2 — protein sequence MSLSATFRVAKIPRTTLPPKSCKATPSSVSASPAPASGDPPPKAAKKKKEAAPCLRQHNGELKGGAKASSAGRPWNLACLVEGFTNRSEACEFESKWKNISKKMTRKRSEPGLNSVLQHREVALSRVKTILDCNHLNIKWHSS from the exons ATGAGCCTCTCCGCCACCTTCCGGGTCGCCAAAATTCCCCGCACCACCCTCCCTCCGAAGTCTTGCAAGGCCACCCCCTCCTCGGTATCGGCCTCCCCCGCCCCCGCGTCCGGAGATCCACCGCCCAAGGCCGCCAAGAAGAAAAAGGAGGCGGCGCCGTG CTTGAGACAACATAATGGCGAGTTAAAAGGTGGTGCCAAAGCCTCTTCTGCTGGGAGGCCATGGAATCTCGCATGCCTTGTCGAAGGCTTCACCAACAGAAGTGAAG CATGCGAGTTTGAGTCGAAATGGAAGAACATCTCGAAGAAGATGACACGGAAGAGGAGTGAGCCTGGCTTGAACTCAGTGTTGCAGCACCGGGAAGTGGCACTGAGCAGAGTAAAAACCATTCTGGATTGCAACCACCTCAACATCAAATGGCACTCAAGCTGA